Proteins encoded by one window of Dioscorea cayenensis subsp. rotundata cultivar TDr96_F1 chromosome 6, TDr96_F1_v2_PseudoChromosome.rev07_lg8_w22 25.fasta, whole genome shotgun sequence:
- the LOC120263935 gene encoding monothiol glutaredoxin-S2-like, whose product MEIVKKLAYVRPVVIFSKSSCCMCAAVKKLFSEIGANKPFFDVRVNLIVYELDEFEEGREMENVLANFGNEIPTIFLTGKINPFSANQVMTLSAQGILEPMVINASAQWVRDQKKCRSALYMYEMQT is encoded by the coding sequence ATGGAAATAGTGAAAAAGTTAGCATATGTAAGACCAGTAGTTATATTCAGCAAGAGTTCATGTTGCATGTGTGCCGCTGTTAAGAAACTCTTCTCTGAGATCGGTGCTAATAAACCCTTCTTTGACGTCCGTGTAAATTTAATCGTCTATGAGCTCGACGAATTTGAGGAAGGGCGAGAGATGGAAAATGTTCTAGCTAATTTCGGCAACGAGATTCCCACCATCTTCCTCACCGGAAAAATAAATCCCTTCAGTGCTAATCAAGTCATGACACTTAGTGCTCAAGGTATATTAGAGCCAATGGTAATAAACGCCAGTGCTCAATGGGTTCGAGATCAAAAGAAATGCCGTTCTGCTTTATATATGTATGAGATGCAGACGTAA